tattacGTTTTTCCAAAGAAGGTGAGTGTCTTGACTGTTTAATATTCCTTGTCTTCGCTTTGACATCGTGCAGCATATTCCTCAATCTCGCAAAAAATATCTAATTGGCTTCGAAAGATTTGTTGGCAGGTATTGGCTCTCTTTTGGATGCCATTGTGAATACGTTTTTCATCCAGCGATAAGGATTCGTCATAACATCCGCTTGCAACATAAACTAGCTACTGGAGGCAGCTGACGTTAACCTTCGCCTACTCAGCTGACCAAGCCCAAAACTGTAAATAATGACGTGGCTACCTTGCCATTGTCTGAAAAACCACAACAGTAGGCTACTGTAGTTGGCTGTGATAGAAACAGGGCTATGCAGAATTCAAACTGTAGCTATTATGATAATACATTTTTAGCTAACGTTACCTTGGCTATCACACGATGTTTGTAAATAAGCTGTGTAGCTAATTAATGTATCCACTAGAAAGCAAGCCAGTGTGTTCACGTAATGTAGACTAAATTGTACAATTTCATATCTAATCTCAATATTTAGTTTACCAACAAGAGAAAATATAAGACTATATATGGATATCACATTTATAAAGttgaaagaaaatagagaaacgTTATAAACATTGTAGGCCCGTCtacatacaatacattatttaaatgATTGAGTTGTCAAGACCTAATAAAATAGCCTATCTAACTCTCCCTGACGAGTTTGCTTTTGTGTACCTGATCCATTATGTCATCATGGTCATATGTACCTTCATATCAAGACAGGGTGGTGTTTACAGCTGATAAGTGGCTCCAGTCTTCACACATACAGTCAGAGCTGGCTAGGCTATATTTTACTTTTAAATTGACTATACACATTAGAATAGGTGTTGTTTTAAGAACATCAATTAACATATTTTATATGGCATTATTATATGCACAACTGCAAATAACAACAATATACAGATACAGTGGTGTTGCAATGATAACGGTGCATGCATATGATGTATTATCAAATGTTAACCACTGTTGACCcgtccctgtgtgtctctgtagatggACAGTCAGTACCAGCGCTCTGTACCACTGGAGGTGAGGAGGGCAGAGGGTGAGAGGGTGCGAGCCAAGCATCCTGACAAGATACCGGTGAGTGTGAACAGAATAAATGCCAGTAGTGTTGAATAGCTTCCTCTCCTTAACTCCATTTTCTCTTATGACCATTGGCCACTGATCTGAAAGGACATCACACTCATGTGATTGTGAATGAATTTTCAGGGCCTAAAAACCCTGTCCATCCTTTTTATCAGCTGATAAGTGATCCTGGCATAGGATGAAGGGAAAGGAAGCTAGTAAGGTATTATTAAGGTCAGATAGGTTACATGCCAAGTTTCTTGGCTCCAGTTGAATGGGACATGATGGTGCAGTGTGTAATTACTGACCAAGTACTGTGTTCCCTCCTAAACCAGATCATTGTGGAGAGGGCTGCCAGGTCAAGAGCTCCTGACCTGGACAAGAAGAAGTACCTCGTACCCTCTGACCTCACAGGTGAAACTGACGAGATGTCTGTCTTTCTCACAATTATTAACTCTTTCCCAACTCATGACCTTGTTCTCaccctcttcccttccctctcttccttctctccaccTTCCCTATTTTCTCCACTATAGCGCCACTCTTCCTCTTCTTTTGAAATTAAAGTCTATATAATGTGTTAGTTTTGTTCTGTAAGTCTCTGCCTGAgcatctctctatttttctctctcagtGGGTCAACTGTGCTTCCTGATCCGACAGCGTGTGTCTATGAGACCTGAGGAGGCTCTCTTCTTTTTCGTCAACAACTCCCTTCCCCCATCCAGTTCTCCTCTCTCCGCTGTCTATGAggtaaacacacatgcacactgacaCAACCTTGTATCCTACCCCCATGACCCCCTAACGCCAGATCCAGATGCCAGGCATTCCCTCACTATCAGTGACACAACTCCATTACATTGATATTGTGTTGCGTGAGTTTTGCCTATGTTATAAACAATTACAATATCATGTTTTATTCAGTGTACATACTTCAGTTATTATCAACAGTTCTGCTTTTGCCATTTAAATCCTTATttccctccctgtccctgtcctccCCGGTCTCTCTCAGGAGCACCATGAAGAGGACCTGTTCCTATACATGACCTACAGTAACGAGAGTGTCTACGGTGCCTGAGACGGGACaaaaaagaggaaagagagagaaagacaggagatgaagagaggagatgggagagagctcTTTGTAATATTTCACCACTATTATTCTTAACTCTTTAGGAGATGgctgtggggaggagagagggtggggaggacagttagtgggtaaggtttttatacattttgtcaGTATTTTTGGGGTGATTATGTTCTGTGGCAGTATACTCTAAACCATGGTAAGCCAttctgaatttaaaaaataacggGGTTGGTAATAGGGGGAGTGAAAAAGAGATTTCAGTAAAAGAAGAGTGTTAAGTGGAAAGCTCTTGATTTCCATATTTTTTTCTCAGCCAGTCATCTGTATTTAAtgcaaattgtatttttttgtaaattaatATCATGAGTTTTtgtggaaaataaaataaaaaatgcatgGTTTGCTAGTTCTGCAgtttgtcatttaaaaaaaaaatgttttattcaagCAAgtttgtgtgcgcatgtgtgttttCACATCACAATATCACTTCACAAACTGTCCCAATCCCATCTCAAGTTGTGAATGTAAGACATTTGTCTTTTACAGAAGTTCTAAGATGTTTCATTTGGATATACTGTGCAATTCATTTTGTCTCATTTCCCAGAAATATCCCAATTCACATAAATTGCTGACACTCAGTAATGGCGAATGGGAATGACAAATCATCTTttataaaaagaaaaaaaaatagtgAATGAGCCAAATATAAATCAGTGAGGAAGTGTAACTTGTAAATGACAGGAGGGATAACTTTAGTACATGGTTTATTTTGTATTCAAGTGACACTAGCTATAGAAACTAAGGGAGATAATTTAAATAGACATATTTGGTTTGTGTGTGGGAGACTTGCTACACAAGTAACTTTCTGGAGTTTTTTGTTGTGTTCTGAGATGATTAATTTGGTCCTAAGCTTCCACATAtttgtgtgtctgcatgtctgtcagTCGAGGAAGCTGAATCTACAGTCTACTCCAAACTGAAGAGTTCATCTGAGGACATTTATGCTGAAGCTTCTCCTGGCCAGCCCTGTGCCAAAGACAGACCAGGTACGTCAGATACAGGTGGCTACAGCACAGTTATTATATTATTCATCAAATTTgatcaattaaatacattttataaatcccttttttacataagaaaatgtcacaaagtgctttacagatgcCTGGCCTAAACCCcaaatattattataattataatattattaCATGATTATTACATATGTCTGAACTAATCCTAAATAAATGGAGGTCTAAAATGTCCTATTAAAGTGAAATACATTATTTCTACTTTTAATACGCAAGAGAGGAAGAATAGAGGAACAAGAGGAATATAGAGAGACTGAAagattgtgtgtgagtgagaaaaATAATTGTCAGTACTACAGTGAAAGTACAGTTTTCCCATTTCCGAATTTTGATTATGACACATTTCCTTGGTCTAGCCTACTATTAATGTTGTGTGTGGAGTGCAGCTTGCAGTTTGCATGTTACAGGTGAGGTTGTTATAACAAAAACAGAATGTCAATGTTCCAAAATGTCTAGTTTTAGGGGAGAATATTATCTAGCTTGTAACATAATGAAAGCCATCTGGCAGGAAAggacctgtttgtctgtctcacaATCAAGGCTGAGACATGATAATAGCAGACCTCCAAGCAGAAGCCCAATCTATTGTTGAGAAACACAGCACGGCTGAATGGACATCTCTCCAAGGACTAGACATCTCTCCAAGGACTAGATATATCTCCAAGGACTAGATATCTCCCCAGACAGTTGTTCAGAACTCtgtctctatcacacacacagcagagatagagagtagcagcagcagcaaacgGATTTTGGGACAGACTGAGTATTGTGTTACAGGAATTAATTATAAATCTAAAAGGGGCACGTTGCTatagagacggagagggaggttTTTTAAAACCACAGTGCATTTAGCCTTCACAGTACTTTACAGTCGCAGTCGGTGGGTCAGGAACAGCAGCAATGTATATCAAGTTTTGCCGTATTGTAGGAAGTGGAGGGAATGTCAAATTACCAGATCAGGCAAACGCAAAGTTTTCGGTTGAAGTGAAGAAGCAGCAAGGGAAAGGTAAGCAGGATTTCAATTGTTGCTCGTAGTGATTGCTTTTAAAATGTCTGATTGTGCCATATGCCACATAACAAAGCCAGGGCCATCCTAGAACGATACCTATAACGAACTACAGTATAACATCAAACAATTAAAATCGTTCTAATTCAAGTGAACAGGGGCGTTCACACTACAACGATAACTACAAAAGCAGTGGATAA
This is a stretch of genomic DNA from Oncorhynchus clarkii lewisi isolate Uvic-CL-2024 unplaced genomic scaffold, UVic_Ocla_1.0 unplaced_contig_271_pilon_pilon, whole genome shotgun sequence. It encodes these proteins:
- the LOC139404881 gene encoding gamma-aminobutyric acid receptor-associated protein-like 1 codes for the protein MDSQYQRSVPLEVRRAEGERVRAKHPDKIPIIVERAARSRAPDLDKKKYLVPSDLTVGQLCFLIRQRVSMRPEEALFFFVNNSLPPSSSPLSAVYEEHHEEDLFLYMTYSNESVYGA